The following are from one region of the Labeo rohita strain BAU-BD-2019 unplaced genomic scaffold, IGBB_LRoh.1.0 scaffold_614, whole genome shotgun sequence genome:
- the LOC127161328 gene encoding uncharacterized protein LOC127161328: MWMDSKLNFRVHIQKLIEKCKKGINILRCLAGVEWGARRQSMERIYKAVIRANIDYGCMVYSSANKTWTKNIEKIQTQAMRICCGAFRSSPVVSLQVEMGEMPLELRRLQLMMTYWSSIKTHSESHPVKNILRECWEYEYKEFASFGWIVGKEAQRMGLDKFDIAPTVAIPAIPPWLFPMPLVDLNIHKEIKSINMNIPIVSAVQQYVNHAYYSVLQIYTDGSKDPGTGRTAAAVYIPKFNIKIARRTSDHVSVYTSELLAICLALQWVEEIKPYTSVICTDSMAALTSLQSGKSDARQDILYEILQSIYRIRQLRLLVYFLWVPAHIGIEGNECVDQLAKKALEHAQVELQITISKSEIKRLIYVEVEKKWQKIWENESKGRHLFKIQECVGKRRVHYGNRRKEVILSRLRIGHIALNNSLYRKQVNVINVEYQKRLSMCF; encoded by the coding sequence ATGTGGATGGACTCAAAACTAAATTTCAGAGTACATATTCAGAAGCTGATAGAAAAATGTAAGAAAGGGATAAACATATTAAGATGTTTAGCTGGAGTTGAATGGGGGGCAAGGCGTCAATCAATGGAAAGAATATATAAAGCAGTAATAAGAGCTAATATTGACTATGGTTGTATGGTGTATAGTTCTGCAAATAAAACCTGgacaaaaaatattgagaagatACAAACGCAGGCTATGCGAATTTGTTGTGGAGCATTCAGGTCATCACCAGTGGTATCACTACAGGTTGAAATGGGAGAAATGCCCCTAGAGTTACGTAGACTTCAGCTGATGATGACATATTGGTCTAGTATTAAAACACATTCGGAAAGTCACCCagtcaagaacattttaagagaATGCTGGGAGTATGAATATAAAGAGTTTGCAAGCTTTGGTTGGATTGTAGGGAAGGAAGCACAGAGAATGGGTCTTGATAAGTTTGATATCGCACCAACAGTGGCGATCCCTGCAATACCTCCCTGGTTGTTCCCAATGCCACTTGTTGATTTAAacattcataaagaaattaaaagcaTCAACATGAACATCCCAATAGTTTCAGCTGTGCAACAATATGTCAATCATGCATACTATTCAGTTTTGCAGATATACACAGATGGATCTAAAGACCCAGGGACGGGAAGAACAGCAGCTGCGGTGTATATACCTAAATTTAATATCAAAATTGCTAGGAGAACTTCTGATCATGTATCTGTATATACTTCTGAATTATTAGCAATATGTCTTGCCCTGCAATGGGTCGAAGAGATCAAGCCTTATACTTCTGTGATCTGCACTGATTCAATGGCGGCTCTGACAAGTTTACAGAGTGGAAAATCAGACGCTAGACAGGAcatattatatgaaatattacagaGTATATATAGGATAAGGCAGTTAAGATTACTGGTTTATTTTCTCTGGGTTCCGGCTCATATTGGAATAGAAGGGAACGAATGTGTTGACCAGCTTGCAAAGAAGGCCCTGGAACATGCACAAGTTGAATTACAAATAACAATAAGTAAATCTGAAATTAAGAGATTGATTTATGTTGAAGTTGAaaagaaatggcaaaaaatatGGGAAAATGAAAGTAAAGGGAGGCATTTATTCAAGATCCAGGAGTGTGTTGGCAAAAGGAGAGTACATTACGGAAATAGAAGAAAGGAGGTTATCTTATCTAGACTGAGAATAGGACATATAGCATTAAATAATAGTTTGTACAGGAAACAGGTAAATGTGATAAATGTGGAATACCAGAAACGGTTGAGCATGTGCTTTTAA